The following coding sequences are from one Capsicum annuum cultivar UCD-10X-F1 chromosome 3, UCD10Xv1.1, whole genome shotgun sequence window:
- the LOC107854665 gene encoding vicilin Cor a 11.0101 has protein sequence MAMFTKPKLLFLFFCILSLFLASQCDDNPGRKGQRDPEERFRECQQRCWTQERGERVSPCVQHCQREYQREREIQHRGQEETRDENQGRGKREPEERLRECQQRCQRQEEGQQQWQCQQRCQQEYQREKEQHHRGQEDENQGRGKRDPEERLRECQHRCQRQEEGQQKWQCQQRCQQEYQREKEQHHRVQETNPQREEVKNPYLFESQRFRSRVRASHGDFRMLEKFTQRSELLQGIEKFRVAVLELEPQSFMLPHHCDSETIFVVIRGQGTISIAEQDEKNSFNLEHGDVIRVPAGSTFYFLNRDNNEKFFVYALVKSVNVPGHPQAFFSAGGENPESFYRVFSDDILETSFNTPRDRLERLFGQQQKQGVVIKASEEQIRAISEHASRSTEQTKGEKRGPFNLLKERPLFGSRFGLFFEASPERFEQLRDLDTAVSFMNINQGGMVLPFYNTRSTRLVMVVEGNGRFEMACSHLGRQGRGHWSHGERREQEEKQEGGNVHYQKVHGNLNVGDLLVVPASHPITLIATGGSNFRLVAFGVNAQNNKKNFLAGKVNLWRNVDREAKELSFNMPGREVEEIFQKQDQSFFVAGPGQQRERGEQGKRGQELYLSSILDFVF, from the exons ATGGCAATGTTCACTAAACCAAAACTTCTGTTTCTCTTCTTCTGCATCCTCTCTTTGTTCCTCGCATCTCAATGCGATGATAATCCAGGACGAAAAG GCCAGCGGGATCCTGAGGAGAGATTCCGAGAGTGTCAACAGAGATGCTGGACACAAGAACGTGGTGAACGAGTATCACCGTGCGTACAACATTGTCAACGAGAGTaccaaagagagagagaaatacaACATCGTGGCCAGGAGGAGACTAGGGATGAAAATCAAGGACGTGGCAAACGTGAGCCTGAGGAGAGACTCAGAGAGTGCCAACAAAGGTGCCAGAGACAAGAAGAGGGCCAACAGCAATGGCAGTGCCAACAACGTTGTCAGCAAGAGTACCAAAGAGAGAAAGAACAACACCACCGAGGCCAGGAGGATGAAAATCAAGGACGAGGCAAACGTGACCCCGAGGAGAGACTCAGAGAGTGCCAACACAGGTGCCAGAGACAGGAAGAGGGACAACAAAAGTGGCAGTGCCAACAACGTTGTCAACAAGAGTACCAAAGAGAGAAAGAACAACACCACCGTGTCCAAGAGACTAACCCACAAAGAGAAGAAGTGAAGAATCCCTACTTATTCGAGTCTCAGAGGTTCAGGTCTCGAGTCAGGGCCAGCCATGGAGATTTCCGCATGCTCGAGAAATTCACTCAAAGATCCGAACTTCTCCAAGGAATAGAAAAATTCCGTGTTGCGGTCCTTGAACTTGAACCTCAGTCTTTCATGTTGCCTCATCACTGTGATAGCGAAACCATATTTGTTGTTATTAGAG GACAAGGAACAATAAGTATAGCTGAACAAGACGAGAAGAACTCGTTCAACTTGGAGCATGGAGATGTAATCAGGGTGCCTGCTGGTTCGACATTCTACTTCCTCAACAGAGATAACAACGAAAAGTTCTTTGTTTACGCGCTGGTCAAGTCCGTCAATGTCCCCGGTCATCCCCAG GCATTCTTTAGTGCGGGAGGTGAAAATCCAGAATCCTTCTACAGAGTATTTAGCGATGATATCCTGGAGACCTCTTTCAAT ACCCCAAGGGACAGGTTAGAGAGGCTATTTGGACAACAACAAAAGCAAGGGGTAGTAATCAAAGCCAGTGAAGAGCAAATTAGAGCTATTAGCGAACACGCTTCACGTTCCACCGAGCAAACTAAAGGTGAAAAGAGAGGACCTTTCAATCTTCTGAAGGAACGCCCATTGTTCGGTAGCAGATTTGGACTGTTCTTTGAAGCATCTCCAGAAAGATTCGAACAATTGAGGGACTTGGACACCGCTGTTTCCTTCATGAACATCAACCAA GGTGGAATGGTACTACCATTCTACAACACGAGGTCTACAAGATTGGTGATGGTCGTCGAAGGAAATGGTCGCTTTGAAATGGCATGTTCTCATCTTGGTAGGCAAGGCCGAGGCCACTGGTCTCACGGAGAAAGaagagaacaagaagaaaaacaagaagGTGGCAATGTCCATTACCAGAAAGTGCACGGTAATCTAAACGTTGGTGACCTCTTGGTAGTCCCAGCAAGCCATCCTATTACCCTTATAGCCACTGGAGGCTCAAATTTCAGGCTAGTTGCGTTTGGTGTGAATgctcaaaacaacaaaaagaacTTCCTTGCAG GTAAAGTAAACTTATGGAGAAACGTAGACAGGGAAGCAAAGGAACTGTCATTCAACATGCCTGGAAGGGAGGTAGAAGAGATCTTCCAAAAGCAAGACCAATCCTTCTTTGTGGCAGGGCCCGGGCAGCAGAGGGAGAGGGGTGAACAAGGAAAAAGGGGACAAGAACTATATTTGTCTTCAATTTTGGACTTCGTTTTCTGA